Proteins from one Corticium candelabrum chromosome 4, ooCorCand1.1, whole genome shotgun sequence genomic window:
- the LOC134178674 gene encoding uncharacterized protein LOC134178674 yields the protein MFCDSLNTHSVYLNRVVLNCRMCRDALRFCFMDLIGNELQIVKREWNKHTIRLSRYTDTPPGIPNALYFYPQLKGANCYKCPVTEEQLAAVEKHVSDPPPAASPEFCSIAQYVMRKNNIIETPKSAAEGLALYEQLVKAVTDHDSATLA from the exons ATGTTTTGTGACTCTTTGAACACACACTCAGTGTACCTCAATCGAGTCGTTCTTAATTGCAGAATGTGTAGGGATGCCCTTCGATTTTGTTTTATGGATCTTATCGGCAATGAACTTCAAATTGTGAAGCGGGAGtggaacaaacatacaattCGCCTTTCCAGGTATACAGATACTCCCCCAGGGATTCCTAATGCTTTGTACTTTTACCCACAACTGAAAG gtGCAAATTGCTACAAGTGTCCTGTAACTGAAGAACAGTTGGCTGCTGTAGAGAAGCATGTATCAGATCCACCACCTGCTGCTTCCCCTGAATTCTGTTCAATCGCACAGTATGTTATGAGGAAAAACAACATTATAGAAACACCAAAATCAGCAGCAGAGGGGCTTGCACTGTATGAGCAACTAGTTAAAGCTGTGACAGACCATGACTCTGCCACATTGGCATAG
- the LOC134178035 gene encoding uncharacterized protein LOC134178035, which yields MNVTKIIAPTCREDPRNIHSGIPGKSRKCDKDVVELHCATDIPPKMRRLQPFYILSSHEQKEVDQMMATALDKIAGDRQLSDSNFPGVITVRDLAKLQPNKWLNDNLINAVSCLWETDACREGRKVKSFNTYFYVKLDNQGPVAVRQWTMKQLINIFHYDVLLIPMHMPVKQHWCYTVTLTKENYVATEWTNEVVKNAPRQQDGSRCGVYCLMYMRNEALGIHYNNFCEVHSV from the exons ATGAATGTCACTAAAATCATAGCACCAACCTGCAGGGAAGACCCAAGAAATATACACTCTG GTATTCCAGGTAAGAGCAGGAAGTGTGACAAAGATGTTGTTGAACTACACTGTGCTACCG ACATTCCACCAAAAATGAGAAGACTGCAGccattttacattttatcaaGTCATGAGCAGAAAGAAGTAGATCAAATG ATGGCTACTGCACTAGACAAAATAGCCGGTGACAGACAACTGTCTGATTCAAACTTTCCAGGTGTGATTACAGTACGTGACTTAGCAAAGCTTCAGCCAAACAAATGGCTCAATGACAAT CTCATCAATGCAGTATCATGTTTATGGGAGACGGATGCTTGCCGCGAG GGAAGAAAAGTCAAGAGCTTCAATACCTACTTCTATGTGAAGCTCGACAATCAAGGTCCAGTTGCTGTAAGACAATGGACAATGAAACAGCTG ATAAATATTTTTCATTATGATGTTCTGTTAATTCCCATGCACATGCCTGTGAAGCAGCATTGGTGTT ATACAGTAACATTGACGAAAGAGAACTATGTTGCTACAGAGTGGACTAACGAAGTTGTGAAA AATGCTCCACGGCAACAAGACGGTTCAAGATGTGGTGTCTACTGTCTGATG TACATGAGGAATGAAGCACTTGGCATTCACTATAACAACTTTTGTGAGGTACACAGTGTATAA
- the LOC134179051 gene encoding uncharacterized protein LOC134179051: MKPYKSRPVHLTSNERSEVICQPIDNLQHDKTDPGRDKGSKEWECCSGGVDQPENGNDDDMDQLENDNEDGMGEDHNGDDAVRIQRPVRNRRRPQRYGDYLMDSDIDSSMDSD; encoded by the coding sequence ATGAAACCATACAAGTCAAGGCCCGTACATCTCACATCGAATGAACGATCGGAAGTGATATGTCAACCGATTGATAATCTCCAACACGATAAGACGGATCCTGGACGGGATAAAGGGTCCAAGGAATGGGAATGTTGTTCAGGAGGCGTTGACCAACCGGAGAATGGCAACGATGACGATATGGACCAACTGGAGAATGATAACGAAGACGGTATGGGTGAAGACCACAATGGTGATGATGCAGTTCGAATCCAACGTCCCGTCCGCAATCGACGTCGCCCACAGCGATACGGAGATTACCTAATGGATTCCGACATTGATTCTAGTATGGACTCTGATTAA